The following proteins come from a genomic window of Sebastes fasciatus isolate fSebFas1 chromosome 6, fSebFas1.pri, whole genome shotgun sequence:
- the LOC141770104 gene encoding zinc-binding protein A33-like, protein MAERTALFESFLNCHVCSETFRDPVSLSCSHSFCSSCLKKSWEQAENKNCPICKRKSSKNNIWVSFALKELADSFAGGQKAGSSETEKEEKKVEVVCDKHQEETKLFCKDEERAVCPVCEFSLHQSQKVVPVEQAVSDLKDQLKSDLESLQDKRDKNKQVEKTYHEVIQHSKKQLLSTERQIRAEFNKLHQFLKEEEESRLAALREEEEQKGKTISREMKMIQEHISSLSDSISAVEEDLQKHNVPFLSSYKATQTRARVQCSLSDPQLVSGALIDVVKHLGNLSFRVWEKMKDKVHFSPVILDPNTAYPILYLSDDLTSVRHGDTIQQLPDNPERFTKYATVLGSESFSSGKHSWEVEVGDHPHWNVGLAKESVDRKGEIYASPEYGIWSLTHRSGKYTDVVGETVGVKKSLQRIRVQLDYDRGEVSFYDPEDMTRIYTHRDTFTEKLFPYFSIGAAGDVKTADVKICQTEILCDVQTRWC, encoded by the coding sequence ATGGCTGAGAGAACCGCTCTTTTTGAAAGTTTCCTGAACTgccatgtgtgttcagagactttcagagatcctgtgtctctgagctgcagccacagcttctgttcaagctgcctgaagaaatcctgggaacaagctgaaaacaaaaactgtcccatttgtaaaagaaaatcatcTAAAAATAATATCTGGGTGAGCTTTGCTCTGAAGGAACTGGCTGACTCGTTTGCTGGGGGACAGAAAGCTGGATcatctgagacagaaaaagaagagaagaaggtggaggtggtgtgtgATAAACATCAAGAAGAGACTAAACTGTTCTgtaaggatgaagagagagctgtgtgtcctgtctgtgagtTTTCGCTCCACCAGAGTCAAAAGGTGGTTCCTGTAGAACAAGCAGTCAGTGACCTGAAGGACCAGCTGAAATCTGACTTAGAGTCTCTACAGGACAAGagggacaaaaacaaacaagtagAGAAAACATACCATGAAGTGATTCAACACTCCaagaagcagctgttgtccacagagaggcagatcagagcagagttcaacaagctccaccagttcctgaaagaggaagaggagtccagactggcagctctgagggaggaagaggagcagaaggggaagactatcagcagagagatgaagatgattcaggagcacatctcctctctgtcagacagtatctctgctgttgaagaagacctgcagaaacacaacgtgcccttcctcagcagttataaagccactcagaccagagccagagtccagtgctcactgtcagatccacagctggtctcaggagcgctgatagatgtggtcaaacacctgggcaacctgtccttcagagtctgggagaagatgaaggacaaggtccacttcagtcctgtcattctggacccaaacactgcgTACCCCAttctctatctgtctgatgatctgaccagtgtgagacatGGAGACACAatccagcagcttcctgacaatCCAGAGAGATTCACTAAGTATGCCACTGTTCTGGGCTCTGAGAGCTTCAGCTCagggaaacacagctgggaggtggaggtgggagaccaTCCTCACTGGAATGTAGGTTTGGCTAAAGAGTCTGTTGACAGGAAGGGAGAGATATATGCCTCACCAGAATATGGAATCTGGAGTTTAACTCATCGCAGTGGAAAATACACTGATGTTGTTGGTGAGACAGTCGGAGTGAAGAAGagtctccagaggatcagagtccagctggactatgaCAGGGGGGAGGTGTCCTTCTACGACCCTGAAGACATGACTCGCATCTACACTcacagagacactttcactgagaaactcttcccatatTTCAGTATTGGAGCGGCTGGTGATGTTAAAACTGCTGATGTCAAAATCTGTCAAACTGAGATTCTCTGTGATGTTCAGACACGTTGGTGttag
- the LOC141769625 gene encoding zinc-binding protein A33-like, giving the protein MAERALFESYLNCHVCSETFRDPVSLSCSHSFCSSCLKKFWEQAENKNCPICKRKSSKEHLWVNFALKELSDLFAERQKAGSSETEKEEKKVEVVCSKHQEETKLFCKDEERAVCPVCDFSLHQSHKVVPVEQAVSDLKDQLKSDLESLQDKRDKHKQVEKTYDEVIQHSKKQLLFTERQIRAEFNKLHQFLKEEEESRLAALREEEEQKGKTISREMKMIQEHISSLSDSISAVEEDLQKHNVPFLSSYKATQTRARVQCSLSDPQLVSGALIDVAKHLGNLSFRVWEKMKDKVHFSPVILDPNTAYPILYLSDDLTSVRYGDTIQQLPDNPERNTNYITVLGSEGFSSGKHSWEVEVGDHPVWFLGLAKESADRKEKADVSPEDGIWCLFSEKYTDVVGETVRVKKSLQRIRVQLDYDRGEVSFYDPEDMTHIYNHRDTFTEKLFPWFLIGLAGDAKTADIKICQTEISL; this is encoded by the coding sequence ATGGCTGAGAGAGCTCTTTTTGAAAGTTACCTGAACTgccatgtgtgttcagagactttcagagatcctgtgtctctgagctgcagccacagcttctgttcaagctgcctgaagaaattctgggaacaagctgaaaacaaaaactgtcccatttgtaaaagaaaatcatcTAAAGAACATCTCTGGGTGAACTTTGCACTGAAGGAACTGTCTGACTTGTttgctgagagacagaaagctggatcatctgagacagaaaaagaagagaagaaggtggaggtggtgtgtaGTAAACATCAAGAAGAGACTAAACTGTTCTgtaaggatgaagagagagctgtgtgtcctgtctgtgaCTTTTCTCTCCACCAGAGTCACAAGGTGGTTCCTGTAGAACAAGCAGTCAGTGACCTGAAGGACCAGCTGAAATCTGACTTAGAGTCTCTACAGGACaagagggacaaacacaaacaagtagAGAAAACATACGATGAAGTGATTCAACACTCCAAGAAGCAGCTGTTGTtcacagagaggcagatcagagcagagttcaacaagctccaccagttcctgaaagaggaagaggagtccagactggcagctctgagggaggaagaggagcagaaggggaagactatcagcagagagatgaagatgattcaggagcacatctcctctctgtcagacagtatctctgctgttgaagaagacctgcagaaacacaacgtgcccttcctcagcagttataaagccactcagaccagagccagagtccagtgctcactgtcagatccacagctggtctcaggagcgctgatagatgtggccaaacacctgggcaacctgtccttcagagtctgggagaagatgaaggacaaggtccacttcagtcctgtcattctggacccaaacactgcatACCCCAttctctatctgtctgatgatctgaccagtgtgagataTGGAGACACAatccagcagcttcctgacaatCCAGAGAGAAACACTAATTATATCACtgttctgggctctgagggcttcagctcagggaaacacagctgggaggtggaggtgggagaccaTCCTGTCTGGTTTTTAGGTTTGGCTAAagagtcagctgacaggaaggagAAGGCAGACGTTTCACCAGAAGATGGAATCTGGTGTCTTTTCAGTGAAAAATACACTGATGTTGTTGGTGAGACAgtcagagtgaagaagagtctccagaggatcagagtccagctggactatgacaggggggaggtgtccttctacgaccctgaagacatgactcacatctacaatcacagagacactttcactgagaaactcttcccatgGTTCCTTATTGGACTGGCTGGTGATGCTAAAACTGCTGATATCAAAATCTGCCAAACTGAGATTTCTCTGTGA